A portion of the Acidihalobacter yilgarnensis genome contains these proteins:
- a CDS encoding cytochrome o ubiquinol oxidase subunit IV: protein MSHGHDNPLDHPEVKLANTRGYLIGYVFALAMMILSLGLVKGHALTPNALTVVLSLIAFVVILVQLYFLFHLDLSETQIWHTVALVLTIPLFIMAVGLTIWMFYTLHMRTMIPGLG, encoded by the coding sequence ATGTCGCACGGACACGATAATCCGCTCGATCATCCCGAGGTCAAGCTCGCCAATACCCGTGGATACTTGATTGGCTATGTCTTCGCCCTGGCGATGATGATCCTGTCTCTTGGCTTGGTGAAGGGACACGCACTGACACCCAACGCACTCACGGTGGTGTTATCGCTCATCGCATTCGTGGTCATATTGGTACAGTTATACTTCCTGTTCCATCTCGATTTATCCGAGACCCAGATCTGGCATACGGTCGCCTTGGTGCTGACGATCCCCTTGTTCATCATGGCGGTCGGCCTGACCATCTGGATGTTTTATACGTTGCACATGCGTACGATGATTCCGGGGCTGGGGTAA